In Neoarius graeffei isolate fNeoGra1 chromosome 9, fNeoGra1.pri, whole genome shotgun sequence, one genomic interval encodes:
- the osbpl6 gene encoding oxysterol-binding protein-related protein 6 isoform X4 gives MSHHHSRGHQGRAASMEERSATPVHKSSTPTHKSASSSSSSQRDSRQEADSWEIIEGLKIGQTNVQRPDKHEGFMLKKRKWPLKGWHKRFFVLDNGILKYSKSPIDIQKGKLHGSIDVGLSVMSIKKRARRIDLDTEEHIYHLKVKSPDVFDAWVCKLRHHRLYRQNEIVRSPRDASLRTFPPPTSIDSPQTAPASAHEPKQQVKPSSLPWQPSVPCTTSLPPSYSNGQSKVAAWLQESEEMDKCAEELAHCQSSLMELSRLLQSLEILQRTQSAPSFTDMQSNCVDLSKKDKRVSRRWRTKSVSKDTKVHLQVPLSTSMSPMRLHASNPNLCAELVDYQTPVTRLTDGIECASNYIKLQEDFCIIAQKVHSLLKSAFNTVAIEKEKIKQVLSEQELSSQSVQIMTLRHSLSQASEQLHVGIPLTQQASNESRLSMSESVSEFFDAQEVLLSASSSENEGSDDESYVSDVSDNISEDNASVTDNVSRQMPNGDVAGGVFRNGRRTCLPAPSPDSSNINLWNILRNNIGKDLSKVAMPVELNEPLNTLQHMCEELEYTELLDKAAETDDPYERMALVAAFAVSAYSSTYYRAGSKPFNPILGETYECIREDKGFCFFAEQVSHHPPVSACHCESKNFTFWQDVRWKNKFWGKSMEIIPIGTVNVMLPSYGDHYEWNKVTTCVHNILSGRRWIEHYGEITIRNTKSSACICKLTFIKGNYWSSNVNEVQGFVMDQEGKVVHRLFGKWHEGLYCGVPPSAKCIWRPGSMPTDYELYYGFTRFAIELNELCPEMRELLPPTDARFRPDQRYLEEGKLELAAAEKQRIEELQRARRKWHEENNTKHQPRFFKKIVDSNQRERWVSNNMYWELRKDPGFLKLENLQLW, from the exons GAGGCAGACAGCTGGGAGATCATCGAGGGATTGAAGATTGGCCAGACGAATGTCCAGAGACCTGATAAACATGAGGGTTTTATGCTGAAGAAGAGGAAATGGCCATTGAAGGGCTGGCACAAG AGATTCTTTGTTCTGGATAATGGGATCTTGAAATACTCCAAGTCCCCCATAGAT ATTCAGAAAGGAAAGTTGCATGGCAGTATAGATGTCGGCCTGTCTGTCATGTCTATAAAGAAAAGAGCCCGACGCATAGACTTGGATACAGAGGAGCACATTTATCATCTCAAG GTGAAGTCTCCGGATGTGTTTGACGCCTGGGTATGTAAGCTACGGCACCATCGTCTGTACAGACAGAATGAAATTGTGCGTTCGCCTCGTGATGCCAGCTTGCGCACCTTCCCTCCTCCTACCAGCATAGACTCACCCCAGACAGCCCCCGCTTCTGCTCACGAACCGAAG CAGCAGGTAAAGCCCAGCTCTCTGCCCTGGCAGCCATCTGTGCCCTGCACCACCAGCCTGCCTCCGTCCTACAGCAATGGTCAGAGCAAAGTGGCAGCATGGCTACAGGAGTCGGAGGAGATGGATAAGTGTGCTGAAG aGCTTGCCCATTGTCAGTCCAGTTTGATGGAGCTGAGTCGGTTGCTGCAAAGTTTGGAGATTTTACAGAGAACACAGTCAGCACCAAGCTTCACAGATATGCAG AGTAATTGTGTAGATTTATCAAAGAAAGACAAGCGAGTCAGCAGAAGATGGAGAACAAAAAGTGTCAGCAAAGATACAAAAGTGCACCTGCAG GTACCTCTGAGCACAAGTATGTCACCAATGCGTCTTCATGCCTCTAACCCAAATCTATGTGCAGAGTTAGTTGATTACCAAACCCCAGTCACACGTCTGACTGATGGCATCGAGTGTGCCAGTAATTACATCAAACTGCAAGAGGACTTCTGCATCATTGCTCAGAAAG TGCACTCACTGCTGAAGTCTGCTTTCAACACTGTTGCCATTGAGAAGGAGAAGATCAAGCAGGTGCTGTCAGAGCAGGAGCTGTCGAGCCAATCAGTTCAGATCATGACCCTAAGGCACTCTCTGTCACAG GCAAGTGAACAGCTCCATGTTGGGATCCCTCTCACTCAGCAGGCCTCCAATGAGAGCAGACTCTCCATGTCAGAATCcgtctctgagttctttgacgctCAGGAAGTGCTGCTTTCAGCCAGCTCGTCTGAGAATGAG GGCTCTGATGATGAATCTTACGTCAGTGATGTGAGTGATAACATTTCAGAGGACAATGCCAGCGTGACGGATAACGTTTCCCGACAAA TGCCGAACGGAGATGTGGCTGGGGGTGTGTTTCGAAACGGGAGGCGTACATGTCTGCCTGCTCCATCTCCCGACTCTTCCAATATTAACCTGTGGAATATCCTGAGGAACAACATCGGGAAAGACCTGTCCAAGGTAGCCATGCCTGTGGAGCTGAATGAGCCTCTTAACACTCTGCAGCACATGTGTGAGGAGCTGGAGTACACGGAGCTGCTGGATAAAGCAGCTGAGACTGATGACCCCTACGAACGCATG GCGCTGGTAGCTGCGTTTGCGGTCTCAGCATACTCCTCCACATACTACCGCGCAGGCAGCAAGCCCTTCAACCCCATACTGGGAGAGACATACGAATGTATCCGAGAAGACAAGGGATTCTGCTTCTTCGCTGAACAG GTGAGCCACCACCCCCCAGTCTCTGCCTGCCACTGTGAGTCCAAAAACTTCACCTTCTGGCAAG ATGTCAGATGGAAGAATAAGTTCTGGGGGAAGTCTATGGAAATCATCCCCATTGGCACTGTTAACGTCATGCTTcccag CTATGGTGACCATTATGAGTGGAATAAAGTGACCACATGTGTGCACAACATTCTGAGTGGGAGAAGGTGGATTGAGCACTATGGAGAGATCACGATCCGAAACACCAAGAGTAGTGCTTGCATCTGCAAACTCACTTTCATCAAG GGTAACTACTGGAGTTCCAATGTGAATGAGGTGCAGGGCTTTGTGATGGACCAGGAGgggaaggtggtccacaggctcttTGGGAAATGGCATGAAGGTCTTTACTGTGGTGTACCACCCTCTGCTAAGTGTATCTGGAGACCAG GCTCGATGCCTACAGACTACGAGCTGTACTACGGCTTTACCAGGTTTGCTATTGAGCTGAATGAACTTTGTCCAGAGATGAGGGAGCTGCTGCCACCTACAGATGCTCGCTTCCGACCAGACCAGAG GTACCTGGAGGAGGGGAAGCTGGAGTTAGCTGCAGCTGAGAAACAGAGGATTGAGGAACTTCAGCGGGCGAGAAGGAAGTGGCATGAAGAAAACAACACCAAACATCAGCCACGCTTTTTTAA AAAAATTGTAGACTCGaaccagagagagaggtgggtgtCCAATAACATGTACTGGGAGCTACGTAAGGATCCCGGCTTCCTCAAGCTGGAAAACCTTCAACTGTGGTAG
- the osbpl6 gene encoding oxysterol-binding protein-related protein 6 isoform X3 → MSHHHSRGHQGRAASMEERSATPVHKSSTPTHKSASSSSSSQRDSRQEADSWEIIEGLKIGQTNVQRPDKHEGFMLKKRKWPLKGWHKRFFVLDNGILKYSKSPIDIQKGKLHGSIDVGLSVMSIKKRARRIDLDTEEHIYHLKVKSPDVFDAWVCKLRHHRLYRQNEIVRSPRDASLRTFPPPTSIDSPQTAPASAHEPKQQVKPSSLPWQPSVPCTTSLPPSYSNGQSKVAAWLQESEEMDKCAEELAHCQSSLMELSRLLQSLEILQRTQSAPSFTDMQVPLSTSMSPMRLHASNPNLCAELVDYQTPVTRLTDGIECASNYIKLQEDFCIIAQKVHSLLKSAFNTVAIEKEKIKQVLSEQELSSQSVQIMTLRHSLSQALSQNTELKTRLNRIHSESVLSEQVVSVNIISSPDEASEQLHVGIPLTQQASNESRLSMSESVSEFFDAQEVLLSASSSENEGSDDESYVSDVSDNISEDNASVTDNVSRQMPNGDVAGGVFRNGRRTCLPAPSPDSSNINLWNILRNNIGKDLSKVAMPVELNEPLNTLQHMCEELEYTELLDKAAETDDPYERMALVAAFAVSAYSSTYYRAGSKPFNPILGETYECIREDKGFCFFAEQVSHHPPVSACHCESKNFTFWQDVRWKNKFWGKSMEIIPIGTVNVMLPSYGDHYEWNKVTTCVHNILSGRRWIEHYGEITIRNTKSSACICKLTFIKGNYWSSNVNEVQGFVMDQEGKVVHRLFGKWHEGLYCGVPPSAKCIWRPGSMPTDYELYYGFTRFAIELNELCPEMRELLPPTDARFRPDQRYLEEGKLELAAAEKQRIEELQRARRKWHEENNTKHQPRFFKKIVDSNQRERWVSNNMYWELRKDPGFLKLENLQLW, encoded by the exons GAGGCAGACAGCTGGGAGATCATCGAGGGATTGAAGATTGGCCAGACGAATGTCCAGAGACCTGATAAACATGAGGGTTTTATGCTGAAGAAGAGGAAATGGCCATTGAAGGGCTGGCACAAG AGATTCTTTGTTCTGGATAATGGGATCTTGAAATACTCCAAGTCCCCCATAGAT ATTCAGAAAGGAAAGTTGCATGGCAGTATAGATGTCGGCCTGTCTGTCATGTCTATAAAGAAAAGAGCCCGACGCATAGACTTGGATACAGAGGAGCACATTTATCATCTCAAG GTGAAGTCTCCGGATGTGTTTGACGCCTGGGTATGTAAGCTACGGCACCATCGTCTGTACAGACAGAATGAAATTGTGCGTTCGCCTCGTGATGCCAGCTTGCGCACCTTCCCTCCTCCTACCAGCATAGACTCACCCCAGACAGCCCCCGCTTCTGCTCACGAACCGAAG CAGCAGGTAAAGCCCAGCTCTCTGCCCTGGCAGCCATCTGTGCCCTGCACCACCAGCCTGCCTCCGTCCTACAGCAATGGTCAGAGCAAAGTGGCAGCATGGCTACAGGAGTCGGAGGAGATGGATAAGTGTGCTGAAG aGCTTGCCCATTGTCAGTCCAGTTTGATGGAGCTGAGTCGGTTGCTGCAAAGTTTGGAGATTTTACAGAGAACACAGTCAGCACCAAGCTTCACAGATATGCAG GTACCTCTGAGCACAAGTATGTCACCAATGCGTCTTCATGCCTCTAACCCAAATCTATGTGCAGAGTTAGTTGATTACCAAACCCCAGTCACACGTCTGACTGATGGCATCGAGTGTGCCAGTAATTACATCAAACTGCAAGAGGACTTCTGCATCATTGCTCAGAAAG TGCACTCACTGCTGAAGTCTGCTTTCAACACTGTTGCCATTGAGAAGGAGAAGATCAAGCAGGTGCTGTCAGAGCAGGAGCTGTCGAGCCAATCAGTTCAGATCATGACCCTAAGGCACTCTCTGTCACAG GCCCTATCCCAGAACACAGAGCTGAAGACTCGACTGAATCGTATCCACTCAGAGTCTGTTCTGTCTGAGCAGGTGGTCAGTGTTAACATCATCAGCAGTCCCGATGAG GCAAGTGAACAGCTCCATGTTGGGATCCCTCTCACTCAGCAGGCCTCCAATGAGAGCAGACTCTCCATGTCAGAATCcgtctctgagttctttgacgctCAGGAAGTGCTGCTTTCAGCCAGCTCGTCTGAGAATGAG GGCTCTGATGATGAATCTTACGTCAGTGATGTGAGTGATAACATTTCAGAGGACAATGCCAGCGTGACGGATAACGTTTCCCGACAAA TGCCGAACGGAGATGTGGCTGGGGGTGTGTTTCGAAACGGGAGGCGTACATGTCTGCCTGCTCCATCTCCCGACTCTTCCAATATTAACCTGTGGAATATCCTGAGGAACAACATCGGGAAAGACCTGTCCAAGGTAGCCATGCCTGTGGAGCTGAATGAGCCTCTTAACACTCTGCAGCACATGTGTGAGGAGCTGGAGTACACGGAGCTGCTGGATAAAGCAGCTGAGACTGATGACCCCTACGAACGCATG GCGCTGGTAGCTGCGTTTGCGGTCTCAGCATACTCCTCCACATACTACCGCGCAGGCAGCAAGCCCTTCAACCCCATACTGGGAGAGACATACGAATGTATCCGAGAAGACAAGGGATTCTGCTTCTTCGCTGAACAG GTGAGCCACCACCCCCCAGTCTCTGCCTGCCACTGTGAGTCCAAAAACTTCACCTTCTGGCAAG ATGTCAGATGGAAGAATAAGTTCTGGGGGAAGTCTATGGAAATCATCCCCATTGGCACTGTTAACGTCATGCTTcccag CTATGGTGACCATTATGAGTGGAATAAAGTGACCACATGTGTGCACAACATTCTGAGTGGGAGAAGGTGGATTGAGCACTATGGAGAGATCACGATCCGAAACACCAAGAGTAGTGCTTGCATCTGCAAACTCACTTTCATCAAG GGTAACTACTGGAGTTCCAATGTGAATGAGGTGCAGGGCTTTGTGATGGACCAGGAGgggaaggtggtccacaggctcttTGGGAAATGGCATGAAGGTCTTTACTGTGGTGTACCACCCTCTGCTAAGTGTATCTGGAGACCAG GCTCGATGCCTACAGACTACGAGCTGTACTACGGCTTTACCAGGTTTGCTATTGAGCTGAATGAACTTTGTCCAGAGATGAGGGAGCTGCTGCCACCTACAGATGCTCGCTTCCGACCAGACCAGAG GTACCTGGAGGAGGGGAAGCTGGAGTTAGCTGCAGCTGAGAAACAGAGGATTGAGGAACTTCAGCGGGCGAGAAGGAAGTGGCATGAAGAAAACAACACCAAACATCAGCCACGCTTTTTTAA AAAAATTGTAGACTCGaaccagagagagaggtgggtgtCCAATAACATGTACTGGGAGCTACGTAAGGATCCCGGCTTCCTCAAGCTGGAAAACCTTCAACTGTGGTAG
- the osbpl6 gene encoding oxysterol-binding protein-related protein 6 isoform X1, with protein MSHHHSRGHQGRAASMEERSATPVHKSSTPTHKSASSSSSSQRDSRQEADSWEIIEGLKIGQTNVQRPDKHEGFMLKKRKWPLKGWHKRFFVLDNGILKYSKSPIDIQKGKLHGSIDVGLSVMSIKKRARRIDLDTEEHIYHLKVKSPDVFDAWVCKLRHHRLYRQNEIVRSPRDASLRTFPPPTSIDSPQTAPASAHEPKQQVKPSSLPWQPSVPCTTSLPPSYSNGQSKVAAWLQESEEMDKCAEELAHCQSSLMELSRLLQSLEILQRTQSAPSFTDMQSNCVDLSKKDKRVSRRWRTKSVSKDTKVHLQVPLSTSMSPMRLHASNPNLCAELVDYQTPVTRLTDGIECASNYIKLQEDFCIIAQKVHSLLKSAFNTVAIEKEKIKQVLSEQELSSQSVQIMTLRHSLSQALSQNTELKTRLNRIHSESVLSEQVVSVNIISSPDEASEQLHVGIPLTQQASNESRLSMSESVSEFFDAQEVLLSASSSENEGSDDESYVSDVSDNISEDNASVTDNVSRQMPNGDVAGGVFRNGRRTCLPAPSPDSSNINLWNILRNNIGKDLSKVAMPVELNEPLNTLQHMCEELEYTELLDKAAETDDPYERMALVAAFAVSAYSSTYYRAGSKPFNPILGETYECIREDKGFCFFAEQVSHHPPVSACHCESKNFTFWQDVRWKNKFWGKSMEIIPIGTVNVMLPSYGDHYEWNKVTTCVHNILSGRRWIEHYGEITIRNTKSSACICKLTFIKGNYWSSNVNEVQGFVMDQEGKVVHRLFGKWHEGLYCGVPPSAKCIWRPGSMPTDYELYYGFTRFAIELNELCPEMRELLPPTDARFRPDQRYLEEGKLELAAAEKQRIEELQRARRKWHEENNTKHQPRFFKKIVDSNQRERWVSNNMYWELRKDPGFLKLENLQLW; from the exons GAGGCAGACAGCTGGGAGATCATCGAGGGATTGAAGATTGGCCAGACGAATGTCCAGAGACCTGATAAACATGAGGGTTTTATGCTGAAGAAGAGGAAATGGCCATTGAAGGGCTGGCACAAG AGATTCTTTGTTCTGGATAATGGGATCTTGAAATACTCCAAGTCCCCCATAGAT ATTCAGAAAGGAAAGTTGCATGGCAGTATAGATGTCGGCCTGTCTGTCATGTCTATAAAGAAAAGAGCCCGACGCATAGACTTGGATACAGAGGAGCACATTTATCATCTCAAG GTGAAGTCTCCGGATGTGTTTGACGCCTGGGTATGTAAGCTACGGCACCATCGTCTGTACAGACAGAATGAAATTGTGCGTTCGCCTCGTGATGCCAGCTTGCGCACCTTCCCTCCTCCTACCAGCATAGACTCACCCCAGACAGCCCCCGCTTCTGCTCACGAACCGAAG CAGCAGGTAAAGCCCAGCTCTCTGCCCTGGCAGCCATCTGTGCCCTGCACCACCAGCCTGCCTCCGTCCTACAGCAATGGTCAGAGCAAAGTGGCAGCATGGCTACAGGAGTCGGAGGAGATGGATAAGTGTGCTGAAG aGCTTGCCCATTGTCAGTCCAGTTTGATGGAGCTGAGTCGGTTGCTGCAAAGTTTGGAGATTTTACAGAGAACACAGTCAGCACCAAGCTTCACAGATATGCAG AGTAATTGTGTAGATTTATCAAAGAAAGACAAGCGAGTCAGCAGAAGATGGAGAACAAAAAGTGTCAGCAAAGATACAAAAGTGCACCTGCAG GTACCTCTGAGCACAAGTATGTCACCAATGCGTCTTCATGCCTCTAACCCAAATCTATGTGCAGAGTTAGTTGATTACCAAACCCCAGTCACACGTCTGACTGATGGCATCGAGTGTGCCAGTAATTACATCAAACTGCAAGAGGACTTCTGCATCATTGCTCAGAAAG TGCACTCACTGCTGAAGTCTGCTTTCAACACTGTTGCCATTGAGAAGGAGAAGATCAAGCAGGTGCTGTCAGAGCAGGAGCTGTCGAGCCAATCAGTTCAGATCATGACCCTAAGGCACTCTCTGTCACAG GCCCTATCCCAGAACACAGAGCTGAAGACTCGACTGAATCGTATCCACTCAGAGTCTGTTCTGTCTGAGCAGGTGGTCAGTGTTAACATCATCAGCAGTCCCGATGAG GCAAGTGAACAGCTCCATGTTGGGATCCCTCTCACTCAGCAGGCCTCCAATGAGAGCAGACTCTCCATGTCAGAATCcgtctctgagttctttgacgctCAGGAAGTGCTGCTTTCAGCCAGCTCGTCTGAGAATGAG GGCTCTGATGATGAATCTTACGTCAGTGATGTGAGTGATAACATTTCAGAGGACAATGCCAGCGTGACGGATAACGTTTCCCGACAAA TGCCGAACGGAGATGTGGCTGGGGGTGTGTTTCGAAACGGGAGGCGTACATGTCTGCCTGCTCCATCTCCCGACTCTTCCAATATTAACCTGTGGAATATCCTGAGGAACAACATCGGGAAAGACCTGTCCAAGGTAGCCATGCCTGTGGAGCTGAATGAGCCTCTTAACACTCTGCAGCACATGTGTGAGGAGCTGGAGTACACGGAGCTGCTGGATAAAGCAGCTGAGACTGATGACCCCTACGAACGCATG GCGCTGGTAGCTGCGTTTGCGGTCTCAGCATACTCCTCCACATACTACCGCGCAGGCAGCAAGCCCTTCAACCCCATACTGGGAGAGACATACGAATGTATCCGAGAAGACAAGGGATTCTGCTTCTTCGCTGAACAG GTGAGCCACCACCCCCCAGTCTCTGCCTGCCACTGTGAGTCCAAAAACTTCACCTTCTGGCAAG ATGTCAGATGGAAGAATAAGTTCTGGGGGAAGTCTATGGAAATCATCCCCATTGGCACTGTTAACGTCATGCTTcccag CTATGGTGACCATTATGAGTGGAATAAAGTGACCACATGTGTGCACAACATTCTGAGTGGGAGAAGGTGGATTGAGCACTATGGAGAGATCACGATCCGAAACACCAAGAGTAGTGCTTGCATCTGCAAACTCACTTTCATCAAG GGTAACTACTGGAGTTCCAATGTGAATGAGGTGCAGGGCTTTGTGATGGACCAGGAGgggaaggtggtccacaggctcttTGGGAAATGGCATGAAGGTCTTTACTGTGGTGTACCACCCTCTGCTAAGTGTATCTGGAGACCAG GCTCGATGCCTACAGACTACGAGCTGTACTACGGCTTTACCAGGTTTGCTATTGAGCTGAATGAACTTTGTCCAGAGATGAGGGAGCTGCTGCCACCTACAGATGCTCGCTTCCGACCAGACCAGAG GTACCTGGAGGAGGGGAAGCTGGAGTTAGCTGCAGCTGAGAAACAGAGGATTGAGGAACTTCAGCGGGCGAGAAGGAAGTGGCATGAAGAAAACAACACCAAACATCAGCCACGCTTTTTTAA AAAAATTGTAGACTCGaaccagagagagaggtgggtgtCCAATAACATGTACTGGGAGCTACGTAAGGATCCCGGCTTCCTCAAGCTGGAAAACCTTCAACTGTGGTAG
- the osbpl6 gene encoding oxysterol-binding protein-related protein 6 isoform X2 has translation MSHHHSRGHQGRAASMEERSATPVHKSSTPTHKSASSSSSSQRDSRQEADSWEIIEGLKIGQTNVQRPDKHEGFMLKKRKWPLKGWHKRFFVLDNGILKYSKSPIDIQKGKLHGSIDVGLSVMSIKKRARRIDLDTEEHIYHLKVKSPDVFDAWVCKLRHHRLYRQNEIVRSPRDASLRTFPPPTSIDSPQTAPASAHEPKQVKPSSLPWQPSVPCTTSLPPSYSNGQSKVAAWLQESEEMDKCAEELAHCQSSLMELSRLLQSLEILQRTQSAPSFTDMQSNCVDLSKKDKRVSRRWRTKSVSKDTKVHLQVPLSTSMSPMRLHASNPNLCAELVDYQTPVTRLTDGIECASNYIKLQEDFCIIAQKVHSLLKSAFNTVAIEKEKIKQVLSEQELSSQSVQIMTLRHSLSQALSQNTELKTRLNRIHSESVLSEQVVSVNIISSPDEASEQLHVGIPLTQQASNESRLSMSESVSEFFDAQEVLLSASSSENEGSDDESYVSDVSDNISEDNASVTDNVSRQMPNGDVAGGVFRNGRRTCLPAPSPDSSNINLWNILRNNIGKDLSKVAMPVELNEPLNTLQHMCEELEYTELLDKAAETDDPYERMALVAAFAVSAYSSTYYRAGSKPFNPILGETYECIREDKGFCFFAEQVSHHPPVSACHCESKNFTFWQDVRWKNKFWGKSMEIIPIGTVNVMLPSYGDHYEWNKVTTCVHNILSGRRWIEHYGEITIRNTKSSACICKLTFIKGNYWSSNVNEVQGFVMDQEGKVVHRLFGKWHEGLYCGVPPSAKCIWRPGSMPTDYELYYGFTRFAIELNELCPEMRELLPPTDARFRPDQRYLEEGKLELAAAEKQRIEELQRARRKWHEENNTKHQPRFFKKIVDSNQRERWVSNNMYWELRKDPGFLKLENLQLW, from the exons GAGGCAGACAGCTGGGAGATCATCGAGGGATTGAAGATTGGCCAGACGAATGTCCAGAGACCTGATAAACATGAGGGTTTTATGCTGAAGAAGAGGAAATGGCCATTGAAGGGCTGGCACAAG AGATTCTTTGTTCTGGATAATGGGATCTTGAAATACTCCAAGTCCCCCATAGAT ATTCAGAAAGGAAAGTTGCATGGCAGTATAGATGTCGGCCTGTCTGTCATGTCTATAAAGAAAAGAGCCCGACGCATAGACTTGGATACAGAGGAGCACATTTATCATCTCAAG GTGAAGTCTCCGGATGTGTTTGACGCCTGGGTATGTAAGCTACGGCACCATCGTCTGTACAGACAGAATGAAATTGTGCGTTCGCCTCGTGATGCCAGCTTGCGCACCTTCCCTCCTCCTACCAGCATAGACTCACCCCAGACAGCCCCCGCTTCTGCTCACGAACCGAAG CAGGTAAAGCCCAGCTCTCTGCCCTGGCAGCCATCTGTGCCCTGCACCACCAGCCTGCCTCCGTCCTACAGCAATGGTCAGAGCAAAGTGGCAGCATGGCTACAGGAGTCGGAGGAGATGGATAAGTGTGCTGAAG aGCTTGCCCATTGTCAGTCCAGTTTGATGGAGCTGAGTCGGTTGCTGCAAAGTTTGGAGATTTTACAGAGAACACAGTCAGCACCAAGCTTCACAGATATGCAG AGTAATTGTGTAGATTTATCAAAGAAAGACAAGCGAGTCAGCAGAAGATGGAGAACAAAAAGTGTCAGCAAAGATACAAAAGTGCACCTGCAG GTACCTCTGAGCACAAGTATGTCACCAATGCGTCTTCATGCCTCTAACCCAAATCTATGTGCAGAGTTAGTTGATTACCAAACCCCAGTCACACGTCTGACTGATGGCATCGAGTGTGCCAGTAATTACATCAAACTGCAAGAGGACTTCTGCATCATTGCTCAGAAAG TGCACTCACTGCTGAAGTCTGCTTTCAACACTGTTGCCATTGAGAAGGAGAAGATCAAGCAGGTGCTGTCAGAGCAGGAGCTGTCGAGCCAATCAGTTCAGATCATGACCCTAAGGCACTCTCTGTCACAG GCCCTATCCCAGAACACAGAGCTGAAGACTCGACTGAATCGTATCCACTCAGAGTCTGTTCTGTCTGAGCAGGTGGTCAGTGTTAACATCATCAGCAGTCCCGATGAG GCAAGTGAACAGCTCCATGTTGGGATCCCTCTCACTCAGCAGGCCTCCAATGAGAGCAGACTCTCCATGTCAGAATCcgtctctgagttctttgacgctCAGGAAGTGCTGCTTTCAGCCAGCTCGTCTGAGAATGAG GGCTCTGATGATGAATCTTACGTCAGTGATGTGAGTGATAACATTTCAGAGGACAATGCCAGCGTGACGGATAACGTTTCCCGACAAA TGCCGAACGGAGATGTGGCTGGGGGTGTGTTTCGAAACGGGAGGCGTACATGTCTGCCTGCTCCATCTCCCGACTCTTCCAATATTAACCTGTGGAATATCCTGAGGAACAACATCGGGAAAGACCTGTCCAAGGTAGCCATGCCTGTGGAGCTGAATGAGCCTCTTAACACTCTGCAGCACATGTGTGAGGAGCTGGAGTACACGGAGCTGCTGGATAAAGCAGCTGAGACTGATGACCCCTACGAACGCATG GCGCTGGTAGCTGCGTTTGCGGTCTCAGCATACTCCTCCACATACTACCGCGCAGGCAGCAAGCCCTTCAACCCCATACTGGGAGAGACATACGAATGTATCCGAGAAGACAAGGGATTCTGCTTCTTCGCTGAACAG GTGAGCCACCACCCCCCAGTCTCTGCCTGCCACTGTGAGTCCAAAAACTTCACCTTCTGGCAAG ATGTCAGATGGAAGAATAAGTTCTGGGGGAAGTCTATGGAAATCATCCCCATTGGCACTGTTAACGTCATGCTTcccag CTATGGTGACCATTATGAGTGGAATAAAGTGACCACATGTGTGCACAACATTCTGAGTGGGAGAAGGTGGATTGAGCACTATGGAGAGATCACGATCCGAAACACCAAGAGTAGTGCTTGCATCTGCAAACTCACTTTCATCAAG GGTAACTACTGGAGTTCCAATGTGAATGAGGTGCAGGGCTTTGTGATGGACCAGGAGgggaaggtggtccacaggctcttTGGGAAATGGCATGAAGGTCTTTACTGTGGTGTACCACCCTCTGCTAAGTGTATCTGGAGACCAG GCTCGATGCCTACAGACTACGAGCTGTACTACGGCTTTACCAGGTTTGCTATTGAGCTGAATGAACTTTGTCCAGAGATGAGGGAGCTGCTGCCACCTACAGATGCTCGCTTCCGACCAGACCAGAG GTACCTGGAGGAGGGGAAGCTGGAGTTAGCTGCAGCTGAGAAACAGAGGATTGAGGAACTTCAGCGGGCGAGAAGGAAGTGGCATGAAGAAAACAACACCAAACATCAGCCACGCTTTTTTAA AAAAATTGTAGACTCGaaccagagagagaggtgggtgtCCAATAACATGTACTGGGAGCTACGTAAGGATCCCGGCTTCCTCAAGCTGGAAAACCTTCAACTGTGGTAG